The following coding sequences lie in one Salarias fasciatus chromosome 7 unlocalized genomic scaffold, fSalaFa1.1 super_scaffold_4, whole genome shotgun sequence genomic window:
- the mvb12ba gene encoding multivesicular body subunit 12Ba, protein MPEVRDLSEALPEMPMDPITGVGVVASRNRAPTGYDVVSTTTDGLDADLWKDGLFKSKVTRYLCFTRVFSKENSHLGNVLVDMKLIDIKDTLPVGFIPIQETVDTQEQAFRKRRLCIKFIPRDSTEAAICDIRILGRSKQAPPQYTFIGELNNMGIWYRMGNVPRAQDSTLTPTTNNVNANSSSGPAPVPAAPMPKHISMTLPASFRGKNTTRPDYEHQNSNLYAISAMDGVPFMISEKFACASSDLQQVDLMGITIKSLSDIEKEYDYSFRTEHSAAARLPPSPTRTSLSSEA, encoded by the exons ATGCCTGAGGTCCGGGACCTTTCAGAGGCGCTGCCAGAGATGCCCATGGACCCCATCACTGGCGTGGGCGTCGTGGCCTCCAGGAACCGAGCGCCCACTGGATATGATGTG GTGTCTACAACAACAGACGGGCTGGACGCAGACCTGTGGAAAGACGGCCTTTTTAAATCCAAAGTGACCCGCTACCTCTGCTTCACCAGAGTCTTCTCCAAAGAAAAC AGTCATCTGGGTAATGTTCTAGTGGACATGAAGCTCATCGATATCAAGGACACTCTGCCTGTCGGCTTCATCCCGATCCAGGAGACCGTTGATACCC AGGAGCAGGCCTTCAGGAAGAGGCGGCTCTGCATTAAGTTCATTCCCCGGGACTCCACGGAGGCGGCCATCTGCGACATCCGCATCCTGGGCCGCTCCAAGCAGGCTCCTCCTCAGTACACCTTCATCGG AGAGCTGAACAACATGGGGATCTGGTATCGGATGGGGAACGTGCCCCGAGCGCAGGactccaccctcacccccaccaCCAACAACGTCAACGCCAACTCGTCCTCCGGCCCCGCCCCGGTCCCGGCAGCCCCCATGCCCAA ACACATTTCCATGACGCTCCCCGCCAGCTTCAGAGGGAAAAACACCACCAGGCCGGACTACGAGCACCAGAACTCCAACTTGTACGCCATCTCAG CCATGGACGGAGTGCCTTTCATGATCTCTGAGAAGTTCGCCTGTGCGTCGTCCGAC ctgcagcaggtcgaCCTGATGGGAATCACCATCAAGTCGCTGTCTGACATCGAGAAAGAG TATGATTACAGTTTCCGTACGGagcacagcgccgccgctcgcctCCCGCCCAGCCCGACACGGACCTCCCTGAGCTCCGAGGCCTga
- the mapkap1 gene encoding target of rapamycin complex 2 subunit MAPKAP1 isoform X1, with protein MAFLDNPAIILAHIRQSHVTSDDTGMCEMVLIDQDVDLEKCQLALVPGGSCGLSASSSLSEGGGGGSGGLTDNHACDLSQSMDITSSWDFGIRRRSNTGLQQDSCENPGAAAQRLERLRKERQNQIKCKNIQWKERSSSQSVEDLGTLFEKRDFKDKLRTTGTKSTLSLRLEQCPQQLNNPFNEYSKFDGKGHIGTTATKKIDVYLSMQMTQEKVHPMTVVTIANARVHDLIGLICWQYTSEGREPKLNENVNAYCLHIAEDDGEVDTDFPPLDSNEPIHKFGFSTLALVEKYSSPGLTSRQSLFVRINAAHGFSLIPVDSLKVTMKEILQKALKKRKGSQKGSGPMYRLEKQTEPNVAVDLDSTLESQSTLEFCLVRENSSRGEESSEEDPPIDITTVQDMLSSHHYKSFKISMIHKLRFTTDVQLGISGEKVEIDPVTNQKASTKFWIRQKPISIDSDHLCACDLVEERSPSHAIFKLTYLSNHDYKPLYFESDATTVNEIVLKVNYILESRASTSRADYFAQKQRKLSRRTSFSFQKDKKSGQ; from the exons ATGGCGTTCCTGGACAATCCTGCCATCATCCTGGCCCACATCAGGCAGTCTCACGTGACCAGCGACGACACGGGGATGTGCGAGATGGTGCTGATCGATCAGGATGTGGACCTGGAGAAGTGCCAGCTGGCTCTGGTGCCCGGGGGCAGCTGTGGACTCAGCGCCTCGTCCTCCCTGAGCgagggcggcggtggcggcagtGGCGGCCTCACGGACAATCACGCCTGCGACCTCTCTCAGTCCATGGACATCACGTCCAGCTGGGACTTCGGCATCCGGCGACGCTCCAACACAG GACTCCAACAGGATAGCTGTGAGaaccctggagctgctg CACAAAGACTTGAGAGACTAAGAAAGGAGCGGCAGAACCAGATCAAGTGTAAAAACATCCAGTGGAAGGAGAGGTCGTCCTCCCAGTCAG TGGAGGATTTAGGCACGCTCTTCGAAAAGCGGGACTTCAAAGACAAGCTGCGGACGACGGGGACCAAGTCCACCTTGTCCCTGCGTCTGGAGCAGTGTCCCCAGCAGCTCAACAACCCCTTCAACGAGTACTCCAAGTTCGATGGCAAA GGCCACATCGGCACCACGGCGACCAAGAAGATCGACGTCTACCTCTCCATGCAGATGACTCAGGAGAAAGTTCACCCCATGACCGTGGTGACCATCGCAAACGCCCGCGTGCACGACCTGATCGGACTCATCTGCTGGCAGTACACCAGCGAGGGCCGGGAGCCCAAACTCAA TGAGAATGTGAACGCGTACTGTCTCCACATTGCTGAGGACGACGGCGAGGTGGACACCGACTTCCCCCCGCTGGACTCCAATGAGCCCATCCACAAGTTCGGCTTCAGCACCCTGGCCCTGGTGGAGAAGTACTCGTCCCCGGGACTCACGTCCAGACAGTCCCTGTTTGTCCGAAT AAATGCTGCTCATGGCTTCTCCCTCATCCCTGTGGACAGTCTGAAGGTCACCATGAAAGAAATCCTCCAGAAAGCACTGAAGAAGAGGAAAGGCTCCCAGAAGGGCTCAG GTCCCATGTATCGGCTGGAGAAGCAGACGGAGCCCAACGTGGCGGTGGACCTGGACTCCACGCTGGAGAGCCAGAGCACGCTGGAGTTCTGCCTCGTCCGGGAAAACA gctccAGAGGGGAGGAGAGCTCAGAGGAAGACCCCCCCATCGACATCACCACGGTGCAGGACATGCTGAGCAGCCACCACTACAAGTCCTTCAAGATCAGCATGATCCACAAGCTGCGCTTCACCACCGACGTCCAGctgg GTATCTCTGGTGAGAAGGTGGAGATCGACCCCGTCACCAACCAGAAGGCCAGCACCAAGTTCTGGATCCGGCAGAAGCCCATCTCCATCGACTCGGACCACCTGTGTGCCTGTGACCTGGTGGAGGAGCGAAGCCCCA gTCACGCCATTTTTAAACTCACCTATCTCAGCAACCATGACTACAAGCCGCTGTACTTCGAGTCCGATGCCACCACTGTTAATGAAATCGTGCTGAAG GTGAACTACATCCTGGAGTCTCGGGCCAGCACCTCCAGAGCCGACTACTTCGCTCAGAAGCAAAGGAAACTGAGCCGGAGGACCAGCTTCAGCTTCCAGAAGGACAAGAAGAGTGGCCAGTAG
- the ajm1 gene encoding apical junction component 1 homolog, whose product MTRTDPPDILVSTVHQDIKVIPISSHYKSLQPSGPCNSTNYSTLEDSKRKVNKRHCRTFDYKSLEYPKSHKYSMDSPYRMSDRQAAHPDVAWNALGRQQRYRFSAPDIFSHRLTPQPMAADMASDVVVPQQKRTRSKSAPRVQTGLTPVSFEVSSSSGRKGRESQRSHRDSRWRPEVSPRRESSYAATRAHMHEVHPIKLQPQIGDSSRYSPHYPADNLEGAGPDKPATSPHVRCRVDIKPDDAAQHHSGRKQATPQMDIPWQRHHSGGSRSLTVPRHFSYSRTPTPTDSLGTESRQAYQYSRSMPNSYLQPMEIPLQRMTSSGDYYGRERRAHSSPNVPTKFFYADEPGRYVTTVPPQPSSYFHDERYTPGQAFTPKVQYVQDPRTRMVHAVPTRPYYPEMEPYSYPVQTGYPKSYAANEPGPYIIQTPPTRIHYGDDPRSYQIQTAPPRFYYSTDMYAVPPEHHVPARAYYTEGRRHARVIQAQTDDWYGSEASGYSTNPASYVSQVTPTRVQQEPVLPPWYANPCVEPQKIGTESKSYSRSWDNILNSRVEREQPLSVRGQSYDDLLDSRKPASVAGDKPQPVVVNLSSSPRRYAALSMSDNSLIDKSPTETSKSTTSKLWFVTPEITITDNDIRPGNLKKDEGRSASWDILDSRSTEGVDINEPDFESATKEKTHDNASLQQSLEQLDELLADLVTDYKPPSRRASEDILDQLKKLIDEEEAVSLSRKSSKVGAEEPAPLDKQPTPFRINPEAFRDMDGASDAMKSADECSPDQSPDEDDTMMCSNNKCRRTETLFNACLYFKSCHSCYTYYCSRNCRREDWDIHKESCLYGRIGSTCRHIIKHCRETAEVHKAFSRIAKVGYLSRGRGVLFLGFPNPASSSNFLQYGLDSLLMSPTYLSLRELESFRDNLGEYCKELQEAGKEYDPNECFILNVSIAVGEQLPDGPSPRNQTPTVRKYAKVALASFSPERKVHKKESEMETLILTPPPGTADIDKEGEEGQKAREICFINIQRELRIRGVFLRHEYPQVYQQLCAFVESNRRFTPTTIYPIDKRTGKQFMCMIMAASEPRTLDWVGTPHLLDDII is encoded by the coding sequence ATGACACGTACAGACCCACCTGACATACTGGTATCAACTGTGCATCAAGATATAAAAGTGATCCCGATTTCCTCACACTACAAGTCTTTGCAACCCTCCGGACCATGTAATTCTACAAATTACAGCACACTGGAGGACAGTAAGAGAAAAGTCAATAAGAGGCACTGCCGCACCTTTGACTACAAGTCATTGGAATACCCCAAATCACACAAATACTCCATGGATTCTCCATACAGGATGAGTGACAGGCAGGCAGCTCACCCAGATGTGGCCTGGAACGCTCTGGGCCGCCAGCAGAGGTACCGCTTTTCTGCTCCAGACATTTTCAGCCACAGGTTAACTCCTCAACCGATGGCTGCAGACATGGCCAGTGACGTAGTGGTTCCTCAGCAAAAAAGGACAAGGTCGAAAAGTGCTCCTCGAGTCCAGACGGGGCTCACCCCTGTGTCTTTTGAAGTGTCTTCATCTTCAGGGAGGAAGGGCAGAGAGTCGCAGAGGTCTCACAGAGACTCTCGCTGGAGGCCAGAAGTGTCGCCACGTCGGGAGTCGTCCTATGCAGCAACGAGGGCTCACATGCATGAAGTGCATCCCATCAAGCTACAGCCTCAAATAGGTGACAGCAGCAGATACTCCCCTCACTATCCTGCTGATAATCTGGAAGGTGCGGGTCCAGATAAACCGGCGACCAGCCCTCATGTCCGGTGCCGGGTGGACATTAAACCTGATGATGCAGCACAGCATCATTCAGGACGGAAACAGGCCACGCCTCAAATGGACATACCCTGGCAGAGGCACCACAGTGGAGGGAGTAGGAGTCTGACTGTGCCTCGCCATTTTTCCTACTCGAGAACGCCAACTCCCACTGACTCATTAGGTACAGAAAGTAGACAAGCATATCAATATTCCCGCAGCATGCCAAATAGCTACTTACAGCCCATGGAAATCCCCCTGCAGAGAATGACTTCTTCAGGTGATTACTATGGTAGAGAGCGCCGAGCCCACTCAAGTCCTAATGTGCCAACCAAGTTCTTTTATGCTGACGAGCCAGGAAGATATGTCACTACTGTTCCTCCACAACCAAGCTCTTACTTTCACGATGAACGTTACACACCAGGACAAGCGTTTACTCCAAAAGTGCAGTATGTGCAAGATCCAAGAACTCGAATGGTTCATGCTGTTCCTACGAGACCTTATTATCCAGAGATGGAGCCCTATTCTTACCCTGTGCAGACAGGGTATCCAAAGTCCTATGCAGCAAATGAACCAGGGCCCTACATCATCCAGACACCTCCTACGAGGATACATTATGGGGACGACCCGAGGTCTTATCAGATTCAGACAGCTCCCCCAAGGTTCTATTATTCCACTGATATGTATGCAGTGCCACCCGAGCATCATGTGCCAGCAAGGGCCTACTACACAGAGGGCCGGCGACATGCTCGAGTGATTCAGGCACAAACAGATGACTGGTATGGGTCAGAGGCATCCGGTTATTCCACCAATCCTGCTTCCTATGTATCTCAAGTCACTCCGACAAGAGTTCAACAAGAACCTGTGCTACCTCCATGGTACGCCAACCCATGTGTGGAACCTCAAAAAATTGGTACAGAGTCTAAATCTTACTCAAGGTCTTGGGACAATATTCTTAACTCACGTGTGGAGAGGGAACAGCCACTTTCTGTACGAGGTCAGAGCTACGATGATCTTCTTGATTCCAGGAAACCTGCCTCCGTTGCAGGGGACAAACCCCAACCGGTGGTCGTGAATCTTTCTAGCTCTCCAAGACGCTATGCAGCCTTATCGATGTCTGATAACTCACTGATTGACAAAAGCCCAACAGAGACATCAAAGAGCACTACTAGCAAACTGTGGTTTGTCACTCCGGAGATTACAATCACTGATAATGACATTCGACCAGGAAACCTTAAGAAGGATGAAGGACGGTCTGCCAGCTGGGACATTCTGGACTCCAGAAGCACTGAGGGTGTGGACATAAATGAGCCTGACTTTGAAAGCGCAACCAAAGAGAAGACACATGACAACGCCTCACTTCAGCAAAGCCTTGAACAACTTGATGAGCTTCTAGCAGATCTTGTTACTGACTACAAGCCACCCAGCAGAAGGGCAAGTGAAGACATACTGGACCAACTGAAAAAGTTGATTGATGAGGAAGAGGCAGTTTCTCTGTCCAGGAAGAGCTCAAAGGTGGGTGCCGAGGAACCGGCTCCTCTGGACAAGCAGCCGACCCCGTTTAGGATTAACCCCGAAGCTTTTCGAGATATGGACGGGGCGAGTGACGCAATGAAGAGTGCAGATGAGTGCTCCCCGGATCAGAGCCCAGACGAAGACGACACCATGATGTGCTCCAACAACAAATGCCGGAGGACAGAGACTCTGTTCAACGCTTGCCTGTATTTTAAGTCTTGCCACAGCTGTTATACATATTACTGCTCTCGGAACTGCCGTAGGGAGGACTGGGACATTCATAAAGAAAGCTGCCTGTACGGGAGGATTGGCAGCACATGCCGACACATTATCAAACACTGCCGGGAGACTGCGGAAGTCCACAAGGCCTTTTCCCGAATTGCCAAAGTTGGCTACCTTTCTCGAGGTAGAGGAGTACTCTTCCTTGGTTTTCCTAATCCTGCGTCATCCAGTAACTTCCTCCAGTATGGCCTGGACAGTTTACTCATGTCCCCGACGTACCTGTCCCTCCGAGAACTTGAGAGCTTCCGGGACAACTTAGGGGAGTACTgcaaggagctgcaggaagccGGCAAAGAGTACGACCCAAACGAATGTTTCATCCTGAATGTATCCATTGCTGTCGGCGAGCAGTTGCCTGATGGTCCGTCGCCAAGGAACCAAACTCCAACCGTCAGAAAATACGCCAAGGTAGCATTGGCTTCCTTCAGCCCGGAGAGGAAGGTGCACAAGAAAGAGAGTGAAATGGAGACGCTGATTCTCACTCCGCCACCGGGAACGGCTGACATCGACAAAGAGGGCGAGGAGGGCCAGAAGGCCAGAGAGATCTGTTTCATCAACATACAGCGGGAGCTGAGGATTCGAGGGGTGTTTTTACGCCACGAATACCCGCAGGTCTATCAGCAGCTCTGCGCTTTTGTGGAGAGTAACAGAAGGTTTACACCCACCACTATTTATCCCATCGATAAGAGGACCGGTAAACAGTTCATGTGCATGATAATGGCCGCCTCGGAGCCCAGGACGTTGGACTGGGTCGGCACCCCACATCTCCTCGATGATATTATTTAA
- the mapkap1 gene encoding target of rapamycin complex 2 subunit MAPKAP1 isoform X2, whose protein sequence is MAFLDNPAIILAHIRQSHVTSDDTGMCEMVLIDQDVDLEKCQLALVPGGSCGLSASSSLSEGGGGGSGGLTDNHACDLSQSMDITSSWDFGIRRRSNTAQRLERLRKERQNQIKCKNIQWKERSSSQSVEDLGTLFEKRDFKDKLRTTGTKSTLSLRLEQCPQQLNNPFNEYSKFDGKGHIGTTATKKIDVYLSMQMTQEKVHPMTVVTIANARVHDLIGLICWQYTSEGREPKLNENVNAYCLHIAEDDGEVDTDFPPLDSNEPIHKFGFSTLALVEKYSSPGLTSRQSLFVRINAAHGFSLIPVDSLKVTMKEILQKALKKRKGSQKGSGPMYRLEKQTEPNVAVDLDSTLESQSTLEFCLVRENSSRGEESSEEDPPIDITTVQDMLSSHHYKSFKISMIHKLRFTTDVQLGISGEKVEIDPVTNQKASTKFWIRQKPISIDSDHLCACDLVEERSPSHAIFKLTYLSNHDYKPLYFESDATTVNEIVLKVNYILESRASTSRADYFAQKQRKLSRRTSFSFQKDKKSGQ, encoded by the exons ATGGCGTTCCTGGACAATCCTGCCATCATCCTGGCCCACATCAGGCAGTCTCACGTGACCAGCGACGACACGGGGATGTGCGAGATGGTGCTGATCGATCAGGATGTGGACCTGGAGAAGTGCCAGCTGGCTCTGGTGCCCGGGGGCAGCTGTGGACTCAGCGCCTCGTCCTCCCTGAGCgagggcggcggtggcggcagtGGCGGCCTCACGGACAATCACGCCTGCGACCTCTCTCAGTCCATGGACATCACGTCCAGCTGGGACTTCGGCATCCGGCGACGCTCCAACACAG CACAAAGACTTGAGAGACTAAGAAAGGAGCGGCAGAACCAGATCAAGTGTAAAAACATCCAGTGGAAGGAGAGGTCGTCCTCCCAGTCAG TGGAGGATTTAGGCACGCTCTTCGAAAAGCGGGACTTCAAAGACAAGCTGCGGACGACGGGGACCAAGTCCACCTTGTCCCTGCGTCTGGAGCAGTGTCCCCAGCAGCTCAACAACCCCTTCAACGAGTACTCCAAGTTCGATGGCAAA GGCCACATCGGCACCACGGCGACCAAGAAGATCGACGTCTACCTCTCCATGCAGATGACTCAGGAGAAAGTTCACCCCATGACCGTGGTGACCATCGCAAACGCCCGCGTGCACGACCTGATCGGACTCATCTGCTGGCAGTACACCAGCGAGGGCCGGGAGCCCAAACTCAA TGAGAATGTGAACGCGTACTGTCTCCACATTGCTGAGGACGACGGCGAGGTGGACACCGACTTCCCCCCGCTGGACTCCAATGAGCCCATCCACAAGTTCGGCTTCAGCACCCTGGCCCTGGTGGAGAAGTACTCGTCCCCGGGACTCACGTCCAGACAGTCCCTGTTTGTCCGAAT AAATGCTGCTCATGGCTTCTCCCTCATCCCTGTGGACAGTCTGAAGGTCACCATGAAAGAAATCCTCCAGAAAGCACTGAAGAAGAGGAAAGGCTCCCAGAAGGGCTCAG GTCCCATGTATCGGCTGGAGAAGCAGACGGAGCCCAACGTGGCGGTGGACCTGGACTCCACGCTGGAGAGCCAGAGCACGCTGGAGTTCTGCCTCGTCCGGGAAAACA gctccAGAGGGGAGGAGAGCTCAGAGGAAGACCCCCCCATCGACATCACCACGGTGCAGGACATGCTGAGCAGCCACCACTACAAGTCCTTCAAGATCAGCATGATCCACAAGCTGCGCTTCACCACCGACGTCCAGctgg GTATCTCTGGTGAGAAGGTGGAGATCGACCCCGTCACCAACCAGAAGGCCAGCACCAAGTTCTGGATCCGGCAGAAGCCCATCTCCATCGACTCGGACCACCTGTGTGCCTGTGACCTGGTGGAGGAGCGAAGCCCCA gTCACGCCATTTTTAAACTCACCTATCTCAGCAACCATGACTACAAGCCGCTGTACTTCGAGTCCGATGCCACCACTGTTAATGAAATCGTGCTGAAG GTGAACTACATCCTGGAGTCTCGGGCCAGCACCTCCAGAGCCGACTACTTCGCTCAGAAGCAAAGGAAACTGAGCCGGAGGACCAGCTTCAGCTTCCAGAAGGACAAGAAGAGTGGCCAGTAG